GTGGCCTGAAAAAGTTATCTGGGTCCATTGTATCTGCGCTCCAACCCGTAAGAACCATGTCTGCCGATGTTCGCTCGCGAATTTGTGTTCTTGTTAGGCGCTCATCAAGCAATATATTTAGCTTAATGCCAATATCCGCAAAGTTTGATTGCAGTAATTCAGCGACTTTTCGAGGGCTTGGATTGTATACCGTAGGCTCAACTTGAACCCAAATGGAAAGCTCTAAACCCTTGCTATAACCTGCTTCGCGCAATAGTGCTCGAGCATAGTTCCGGTCATATCGTATCGATGTGGTGTCATTGTTATATGCCCAAGATTCTGGCGGTAGAATAGAGTAGGCCGGTGTACCATAGCCATAATATACGGACTCGATAATCGCTTCACGGTTAACCGCAAGGCTTATTGCCTTTCTTACTCTTGGGTCGCTAAGGGCGGGATGAAAGGCATGTAATGCAATAAACGACACATTCATGCTTGGGTGAGCTTGCAACACAAGACTTGGGTTACGTTGAATGGTCGGTATTTGACTTGATTTAGGAGCATATAAGACATCACATTTATTGCGTAATAACTTGGCTAGAGTGCCTGTGCCGCGTGAGGAGATATCAAATACTACCTGTTTCATTTTAGGCATGCCACGCCAGTAATTTTCGTTGCGGCGCAGGCGAATATAGTCATTAACACTAAAACCATCCAAATAAAAGGGGCCAGTACCCACAGGATGACTATCAATGTAGCCTTTTAGGTCGGATTTTATCAATAAATCGCCGTACTCTTTGGACTGGATACCTGTATAGATAGTTGATAGATTGGCTAAAAATGTATTGTCAGGGTGATTAAGGGTAAACCTAACGTGGCTGTCATCTAGGGCCTCAATGCTTTTAACTGTTTCGCCAAATCCGATCCCAGTAAACCACGGATACTGAGCACTGCCAACATAGTGAAAGGGGTGTCGGCTATCTAAGATTCGATTAAACGTAAACACAACATCACTGGCATTCATTGTGCGTGTTGGTGTAAACCATTTTGTGTGCTGAAAGCTTACATTGTGACGAAGGGTAAAGGTGTATACCGTCTTGTCATCGCTTATTTGCCAACTGCTAGCAAGCATTGGTTTGGGTTTTTGGTCGTCTTTAGATAACTCAACTAAGGTATTGAACAGTTGAGGGGCAAGCGCTTCTGCAGCAATATCATTGTCCACTCGCTGCGGGTTCAATGATTGTGGTGTACCTTGACCACAGAAGATAAAACCATCTTGTTTGATCTGATTATTATCCGCTGTATCGTCGCAGCCCATAAGGACTATGCCTGTAATCAACAGGACCGCGGTTTTAGTTACTCGCCAAAAGTCAGCTTTCATATGGTGAAACACCAAAGATTTTTCTTGAATTGATCTAGCTAATTTAGCATTTATCCTAGATAACCTCCAATATCAAAGGCGTGTTTAATTGTTGATCCTAAACCATTTTATATTTTCTCAACATTCCTCTAAATTGATGGTAACTCAAACCTAATAATTGCGCGGCTTGTTTCTGGTTATGTTTAGCTTGTGCTAAGGCTTGGGTAAGTATTTGGCTCTCTTGCTGATAAAGCCACTGTTTATAGTTAAGCGGAAGAGTGATTGAGGTAGAGGTGTGGTGCTCTTGAGTGGGCTTAGCACAAGTAAAAGGGTCAAATACCAGTGTATCAATGGCCAACTCAGGGTTAGGGTTTTGATATACAGCCCGCTCCACAACATTTTTAAGCTCTCGTACGTTACCTGGCCACGGGTAGGCGATCAGACTTTGTAGGGTGCGAGTACTGAATCCTGCAAAGAGTTCATAGCCCAATTCTTGGCACATCTTGATGGCAAAGTGCTCGGCTAATAGTGGAATGTCTTGCTGCCTATCTCTTAAGGGTGGCAGAACTAAAACATCAAATGCTAACCTATCAAGGAGATCGGCTCGAAATTCTCCTTGTTGAGCCAACTCAGGCAGGTTGGCGTTGGTTGCACAGATTAGGCGCACATTACACTCGAGTTTTTGGGTGCCCCCGACGCGTTCATATTCGCCGTATTCAATGACTCTCAGTAGTTTCTCTTGTACATATAAAGGGGCGGTTGCCAGTTCATCTAAAAACAGGCTTCCTCCTTCTGCACGCTCAAAGCGTCCTTGATGGCGCCCTTTGGCACCAGTAAACGAGCCAGCTTCGTGTCCAAACAACTCCGAATCAACCACGCCCTCATTGAGGGTTGCACAATTGAGGTTAATTAACGGTTTATCCCAACGTTGAGACAGATAATGCAGCCGTCGAGCAATCAACTCTTTACCTGTGCCACGTTCTCCAATGATAAGCACTGGCCGGTTAATTGCGGCTACACGCGACACCTTATCTAATACACTTAAAAAAGCACTGGACTGTCCCAAAAGGGTTTGTTGTTTCATGTTATTAGCCAAATTAACCATAATATGGTTAATATTTTGCCATCCTTGAGATTAGTCAAGTGCAAATGATTGACTAATGTGAATTCTGTAACGCAGTTCCTGTTTTTAACTTATTGTTTAAAAACAAGTTTCAGGATTATCTGTTGAGTATGTAAAAACTTGGCACTCGATTTGAATGTAAAATGGAGGAATAAACTGATTTAGGTTGGAGAAACAATGGGTATTTTTTCGCGCTTTGCAGACATCGTCAACTCAAATATCAATGCCTTATTGGATAAAGCAGAAGATCCTGAAAAGATGATTCGTCTTATTATTCAAGAGATGGAAGATACCTTGGTTGAGGTGCGTACTAATTCGGCCAAGGCGTTAGCTGAAAGAAAAGATCTATCCCGACGCGTTGAACAGGTTGAAACTCAAATTGAAGAATGGCAACACAAAGCCAATCTTGCGTTAAGTAAAGGTAGAGAAGAACTTGCAAGAGCTGCGTTAATTGAAAAGCAGCGGGTCGCCAAATTACTGCAGGGTTTGCATGCAGAGCAAAGCTTAGTCGAGGAAACAATCTCTAAGCTTACCGGTGAGGTGAGTAAACTCGAGAACAAAATCACTGAAACGCGCTCTAGGCAGTCGGCACTGGTGATGCGTCAAAATGCGGCTAACAGTCGTAAGCAGGTTCAACAACACTTACACAGTGGTCGTACCGAAGATACACTGGCAAAATTTGAAGAGTATCAAAAGAAAATTGACCGTCTAGAGGCCGATGCTGAAAGCTATGAGCTAAACGATGAACACAAATCATTGGATAGAGAGTTCGCTGAACTTAGCGCTGATGATGAAATAGAAAAAGAGCTTCAAAAAATGAAGCAAAATATCAATAAAGACCAATAGGGGGCGCAATGTCGACAGCATTGATTGCAATACCACTCGCTATATTTTTAATCTTCGTTGCGCCTTTATGGCTAATTTTACATTATCGTAGCCAACGTAAGCTTGACCGAGGATTGACTGACCAGCAAAGAGAGCAGCTGCAACAGCTTTCTACTCAAGCGATACAGATGAAGCAACGGATAGACATTTTAGAGAGTCTGCTTGATGCGCAAACGCCTGAGTGGAGAAATAAATCATGAATGGATTGTATCGGGATACTCATAATGGAAAACTCTCTGGGGTGTGCGCGGGCGTCGCTGCGCGCTTTGGGTTAGAAGTATGGGTGGTACGCATTTTAGTGGTATCGGCAACCTTGTTAGGTGGTGGTTTTTTAATGGTATTGGTGTATTTTGCAGCCAGCCTAATGTTAGAAAAACAAACCCCACAGATTTTTCAATCAAATCAACAGCAGTTTGACCATCAGATGAAGCAAAAAAGTTGGCAATCAGGACGTTCAGCGCAGGATTTACTAAATATACTGGATACGGATTTCAAGCACATGGAAGGCTCCCTACGGTCACTAGAGGCTTATGTAACCTCGGACACCTATAAAACCAACAAGGCTTTTCGCGATCTGTAGTGCGCATCAGAAAGGCTTTTCGTTTTCACTATCACAATCAAATATACCGATACTTTCAATGCTCACCATAAAGTATTGCTAACCTACCGCTTTCTACCCAACTCATTGATCGTTAATTAGTTGATATTTTATGTAATAAAAATGGCGTTAACATATTGATACATCTATGTTTAATAGAAGTAATTAAACAAGGATGAGTTATGCGCCTCCATTGGATTGCATTATCAGTGTGCGCTTTAGGGATATCAGCGTGTTCGAAAGAAAAAGACACCATCCCAGAGCCTGAATCTCGGCCAGCAAAATTTTTTACCGTATCGGTGGGAGACAAGCCTTTTGAACGGGTTTTCCCAGCAACTTCCAGCGCGGGAGACCGTGCGGTTTTGGCTTTTCGCGTTCCAGGGGAGTTAATAGACCTGCCTGTTAATGCGGGTCAACAGGTGAGACAAGGTGAGGTATTAGCGCGCCTTGATGATGAAGAATATAAGCTGCTTCGCTCGCAAGCCAAAGCCAATTTTACTCTGGCAAATGTTCAGTTTAAGCGTATGCAAACCCTGATCAAAGATAAGGTGGTGTCAGAGCAAGAATTTGATCAAGCTGTTGCGAATCAAAAATCTGCGCGGGCGGCGTTTGAACAAGCGGATGCGAATTACAGCTATGCAAAGCTGATAGCGCCGTTTGAGGGGACTATCTCAATTATCAATATTGATAATTTTGAATATGTTTCCGCCAAACACGGGGTGATGAATATTCAATCTGATGCGTTATTAAAAGTGATTTTTCAGCTACCAGATTCACTCTTTAGCCGCTTTAGCAATAGTGGTGGTGTGCATTCTAAAATGGTGTTTGACTCCTTTCCCGACCGTGAATTCCCCCTTACTTTCCAAGAAATTGATACCGAATCTGATCCCGCAACCGGCAGTTATAAAGTAACTATGATAATGCAGCGTCCCAAAGACATTGGCATTTTACCCGGTATGTCTGGCCATATTCATACCTTGATCCCGCGTTCTAGCGCATCTGTATTACCTACTACTTCGTTATACCAATGCGGTGAAAAGCAATGTGTATGGCGTATTGATGAGCAATCTCAGGTAGAGCAAGTCGCGGTGTCGACCGATGATAAAGGTGCTGTCACCAGTGGTTTACTTGATGGCGACCAGATTGTTGTGTCGGGGGTCACCGAGCTTGAATCTGGAATGAAGGTCAGAGAGTGGATTAAGGAGCGCGGACTATGATGGTTCAATTAATGAAACCCTTGCTGATTGTAACGCTTTTTATGGGGCTTTTGGGGTGCGAGCGTAAGGCAGTAGAGCCGATTTCCCATATTGCAAATGTTGAGGTCATGGCATTAGGAAAGCATACAGTAACAGATCGCTTATTTTTCCCCGCGGTCGCACATGCGGCGCACCGCTCTCATTTAAGCTTTAGGGTTGCAGGAGAGGTGGTAGAGCTAGTCGTAAATGAAGGTGATATCGTAAAGAAGGGCGACCTTATTGCGCGGCTTGATACCCGTGATTTTAATATTAATGTCGATACCGCGCGTGCTTCATATAACGCCATTAACAGTCAGTATCGTCGCTCGCGACCTCTGGTTAAAAAAGGATTACTTGCACAATCCCAATTTGATGAATTGGCTGCCAAGCGTCAGATTGCACTTGTGCAGCTGCAACTCGCTAAGATGCATCTAAAATTTACCTCATTACAGGCTCCTATTGATGGCGTAATTTCCCGGGTGAATATTGACCGATTCGAGAATATCCAAGTTGGACAACAGATTGTAAACATCCATAGTGTCGAAGAGATTGAGGTGTTGATCCAAATTCCCGACCGTCTGTTTATTCATCAGCCTACTCAAAGAGACCTTCGAAAGGTAGTGGCGAAGGTTAAAGTACAAAGTGGCAATGTGTATGAGGCGACAATCAAGGAATTTACTACAGAACCGGACCCTAAATCGGGAACTTACAACGTAACCTTAACTATGCCGATGCCTGAAAAAGAACTGATTTTAGATGGGATGGCAGTTGAGGTGACAGCCAAGAGTAGTGACGCAGGCCTAAATGTCAGTATTGGTACTCAGGTTCCATTTAGCGCCGTAGTGAATATGGATGGAGACAGCCTAGATAGAACCGAGAAATACGTATGGTTATTAGAGGGCGATAAGGTACGCAAACAGCAAATAGAACTGGGTAATATAAATAATAATACGGTTCAGGTAATAAGCGGACTGGTGGGAGAGGAAACCCTAGTTGTTAAGGGATTAGCGCAACTGAGAGAGGGAGCGTCAGTGAAGGTGATTAAACAGGAGACTGCACAATGAGCAAGGAAGTCGCTGAGCAGTCTAACGATGAAGATATCAAAGGTATTGCGGCATACTTTATTCATAATAGAGTAATTAGCTGGATGATATCCCTTATATTCTTGATAGGTGGTACCTTCGCTTTCTTTGGATTAGGAAGACTCGAAGACCCCGCATTTACCATCAAGGATGCTATGGTCGTTACCTCATACCCCGGAGCTACCCCGCAGCAAGTTGAAGAAGAGGTGACCTATCCAATTGAGAAAGCCATTCAACAGTTAACCTATGTGGATGAGGTTAATTCTATTTCTAGCCGCGGTTTATCACAGATAACCGTCACCATGAAGAACAACTATGGCCCGGATGATCTTCCGCAAATATGGGATGAACTGCGTCGCAAAGTGAATGATATTCAAGGCTCACTACCTCCAGGGGTAAATCCGCCTTCGGTTATTGACGATTTTGGTGATGTGTATGGGATATTACTCGCGGTTACCGGGGAAGGTTATTCCAACAAAGAGCTCCTGGATTACGTGGATTATTTACGGCGTGAATTGGAGTTGGTTGATGGCGTAAGTAAGGTGTCAGTAACCGGTGATCAGCAACAGCAAGTATTCATTGAGATGTCGATGAAGCGCTTAACTAGCCTTGGAATATCACCAGATACGGTTTTTAACCTGTTGAGTACGCAAAATATTATTGCTCCCGCGGGTGCGATTCGAGTTGACGATGAATATGTTCGTATTCACCCAACAGGCGAATTTCAGGATGTCGAACAGCTTGGCGATCTGATTATTACCGATGAAACCACCGAAGGGCTGATTTATCTTCGAGATGTGGCTCAGGTAAAAAAAGGTTATGTCGATGTGCCATCGAATATTATTACCTTCAAAGGCAATCTCGCGCTTAATATGGGGGTCTCATTTAATGCTGGAGTTAATGTAGTCAGTATTGGTGAGATGGTTGATAAAAGACTGGCAGAGCTTAAATATCAACAGCCAGTAGGTATTGATATACAAGAGATCTATAGCCAACCCAAAGAAGTAGACAAATCAGTAAGCGGTTTCGTAGTCAGCCTAGGTCAAGCGGTTGCCATTGTCATTGTGGTATTGCTGTTCTTTATGGGGTTGCGGTCAGGTTTATTGATTGGGCTGATCCTACTATTAACCGTTTTGGGTACGTTTGTGTTTATGAACTACCTAGATATAGAACTGCAACGTATCTCCCTTGGTGCATTAGTGATAGCACTGGGGATGCTGGTGGATAATGCCATTGTCGTCGTCGAAGGAATACTGGTCGGAACGCAGCGGGGAAGAACACGCTTGCAAGCGGCAACCGATATTGTGACCCAAACGAAGTGGCCATTACTTGGTGCGACCGTGATTGCGGTAACAGCGTTTGCTCCTATCGGTCTTTCGCAAGATTCGACCGGAGAATACTGCGGCACGCTATTCACCGTTCTCCTTATCTCCTTGATGCTATCGTGGTTTACAGCGATATCATTGACGCCGTTTTTTGCAGATATCTTTTTTAGAGGGCAAAAACAGCAACACGATGCCAATAGTGACCCGTATAACGGCTTTGTATTTGTCATTTATAAGAAGTTTCTCGATTTTTGCATGCGACGTGCGTGGTTAACCGTGATTGTATTAGTCAGCCTGCTGATGGGGAGTCTATATGGCTTTACTTATATCAAGCAGGCATTCTTCCCATCATCAACCACACCAATG
Above is a genomic segment from Vibrio gallicus containing:
- a CDS encoding efflux RND transporter periplasmic adaptor subunit, whose protein sequence is MMVQLMKPLLIVTLFMGLLGCERKAVEPISHIANVEVMALGKHTVTDRLFFPAVAHAAHRSHLSFRVAGEVVELVVNEGDIVKKGDLIARLDTRDFNINVDTARASYNAINSQYRRSRPLVKKGLLAQSQFDELAAKRQIALVQLQLAKMHLKFTSLQAPIDGVISRVNIDRFENIQVGQQIVNIHSVEEIEVLIQIPDRLFIHQPTQRDLRKVVAKVKVQSGNVYEATIKEFTTEPDPKSGTYNVTLTMPMPEKELILDGMAVEVTAKSSDAGLNVSIGTQVPFSAVVNMDGDSLDRTEKYVWLLEGDKVRKQQIELGNINNNTVQVISGLVGEETLVVKGLAQLREGASVKVIKQETAQ
- a CDS encoding efflux RND transporter permease subunit → MSKEVAEQSNDEDIKGIAAYFIHNRVISWMISLIFLIGGTFAFFGLGRLEDPAFTIKDAMVVTSYPGATPQQVEEEVTYPIEKAIQQLTYVDEVNSISSRGLSQITVTMKNNYGPDDLPQIWDELRRKVNDIQGSLPPGVNPPSVIDDFGDVYGILLAVTGEGYSNKELLDYVDYLRRELELVDGVSKVSVTGDQQQQVFIEMSMKRLTSLGISPDTVFNLLSTQNIIAPAGAIRVDDEYVRIHPTGEFQDVEQLGDLIITDETTEGLIYLRDVAQVKKGYVDVPSNIITFKGNLALNMGVSFNAGVNVVSIGEMVDKRLAELKYQQPVGIDIQEIYSQPKEVDKSVSGFVVSLGQAVAIVIVVLLFFMGLRSGLLIGLILLLTVLGTFVFMNYLDIELQRISLGALVIALGMLVDNAIVVVEGILVGTQRGRTRLQAATDIVTQTKWPLLGATVIAVTAFAPIGLSQDSTGEYCGTLFTVLLISLMLSWFTAISLTPFFADIFFRGQKQQHDANSDPYNGFVFVIYKKFLDFCMRRAWLTVIVLVSLLMGSLYGFTYIKQAFFPSSTTPMFLSDIWLPEGTDIRTTNTKLKVIESWLLEQEGVEHVTTTAGKGLQRFMLTYTPEKSYASYGEIVTRVANYEVLDDLMKRYREYIASSFPEVNYKLKKIELGPGGGAKIEARVIGSDPTVLRTIAKQVIDIMNADPGTTNIRHDWRERTKVLEPIFNESQARRYGITKSDMDDFLQMSFSGKSIGVYRDGTTLMPIVGRLTEEERVDFRNIESLKIWSPALREYIPLQQIMLGYEVRWEDPLIVRKNRKRMLTIMADPDLLGEETAATLQKRLQDQIEAIQLPSGYSLEWGGEYESSRDAQASLFQTMPMGYLFMFLITVFLFNSVKEPLIVWMTVPLAVIGVATGLLVLDTPFGFMALLGFLSLSGMLLKNGIVLIDQIEVEMHSGKEPYNAVVEAALSRVRPVCMAAITTILGMIPLLPDIFFKPMAVTIMFGLGFATVLTLIVVPVLYRLFHNIKIEQV
- the pspF gene encoding phage shock protein operon transcriptional activator is translated as MKQQTLLGQSSAFLSVLDKVSRVAAINRPVLIIGERGTGKELIARRLHYLSQRWDKPLINLNCATLNEGVVDSELFGHEAGSFTGAKGRHQGRFERAEGGSLFLDELATAPLYVQEKLLRVIEYGEYERVGGTQKLECNVRLICATNANLPELAQQGEFRADLLDRLAFDVLVLPPLRDRQQDIPLLAEHFAIKMCQELGYELFAGFSTRTLQSLIAYPWPGNVRELKNVVERAVYQNPNPELAIDTLVFDPFTCAKPTQEHHTSTSITLPLNYKQWLYQQESQILTQALAQAKHNQKQAAQLLGLSYHQFRGMLRKYKMV
- the pspB gene encoding envelope stress response membrane protein PspB, which gives rise to MSTALIAIPLAIFLIFVAPLWLILHYRSQRKLDRGLTDQQREQLQQLSTQAIQMKQRIDILESLLDAQTPEWRNKS
- a CDS encoding ABC transporter substrate-binding protein; this encodes MKADFWRVTKTAVLLITGIVLMGCDDTADNNQIKQDGFIFCGQGTPQSLNPQRVDNDIAAEALAPQLFNTLVELSKDDQKPKPMLASSWQISDDKTVYTFTLRHNVSFQHTKWFTPTRTMNASDVVFTFNRILDSRHPFHYVGSAQYPWFTGIGFGETVKSIEALDDSHVRFTLNHPDNTFLANLSTIYTGIQSKEYGDLLIKSDLKGYIDSHPVGTGPFYLDGFSVNDYIRLRRNENYWRGMPKMKQVVFDISSRGTGTLAKLLRNKCDVLYAPKSSQIPTIQRNPSLVLQAHPSMNVSFIALHAFHPALSDPRVRKAISLAVNREAIIESVYYGYGTPAYSILPPESWAYNNDTTSIRYDRNYARALLREAGYSKGLELSIWVQVEPTVYNPSPRKVAELLQSNFADIGIKLNILLDERLTRTQIRERTSADMVLTGWSADTMDPDNFFRPLLSCDAQNAGLNISTWCNSDFDFLLDLAKETTEQRYRLNLYRQAQNILNQEVPIVPIAHGMQFQAKHNSLKGFDTSAFNTLSFENVEREQ
- a CDS encoding efflux RND transporter periplasmic adaptor subunit — encoded protein: MRLHWIALSVCALGISACSKEKDTIPEPESRPAKFFTVSVGDKPFERVFPATSSAGDRAVLAFRVPGELIDLPVNAGQQVRQGEVLARLDDEEYKLLRSQAKANFTLANVQFKRMQTLIKDKVVSEQEFDQAVANQKSARAAFEQADANYSYAKLIAPFEGTISIINIDNFEYVSAKHGVMNIQSDALLKVIFQLPDSLFSRFSNSGGVHSKMVFDSFPDREFPLTFQEIDTESDPATGSYKVTMIMQRPKDIGILPGMSGHIHTLIPRSSASVLPTTSLYQCGEKQCVWRIDEQSQVEQVAVSTDDKGAVTSGLLDGDQIVVSGVTELESGMKVREWIKERGL
- the pspA gene encoding phage shock protein PspA, giving the protein MGIFSRFADIVNSNINALLDKAEDPEKMIRLIIQEMEDTLVEVRTNSAKALAERKDLSRRVEQVETQIEEWQHKANLALSKGREELARAALIEKQRVAKLLQGLHAEQSLVEETISKLTGEVSKLENKITETRSRQSALVMRQNAANSRKQVQQHLHSGRTEDTLAKFEEYQKKIDRLEADAESYELNDEHKSLDREFAELSADDEIEKELQKMKQNINKDQ
- the pspC gene encoding envelope stress response membrane protein PspC; amino-acid sequence: MNGLYRDTHNGKLSGVCAGVAARFGLEVWVVRILVVSATLLGGGFLMVLVYFAASLMLEKQTPQIFQSNQQQFDHQMKQKSWQSGRSAQDLLNILDTDFKHMEGSLRSLEAYVTSDTYKTNKAFRDL